One genomic segment of Virgibacillus doumboii includes these proteins:
- a CDS encoding DUF4915 domain-containing protein, which yields MKFFNLFNKIYNKKLIIFGAGLVGKNLIEEYDLPINYFVDNDQNKWGSKINNTPIYSPERLKRENKKDVAIIILSEAFEAISEQLESLGFNKNEHFWLNPDHENINQPIVDIKNINKSLLVTCFSTNGGLFLIDLKENNITKLVSGNFRGIIKTDNYLFVADEFEGIIQFDERINVIDHYKYDEVINTHGLAFDSVREILYVAESGKDRIGIFETNPLRRIDEISIGELGDGSHHINDLWIDEKKMYISMFSKIGRWRKGIFDSVVVELDLDSKYITNTLIEGLKQPHSVKLFNDKLYYLDSMNFNLGLNGNTIAEFNGFLRGLTYDGNYFYIGQSELKYLNRKPNNKNNVNIGCGIYIYDSNAEISRFVNVPATYIYDIILC from the coding sequence ATGAAGTTTTTTAATTTATTTAATAAAATTTATAATAAAAAATTAATTATATTTGGAGCTGGACTAGTAGGAAAGAATTTAATTGAGGAATACGACTTACCTATTAATTATTTTGTAGACAATGATCAAAATAAATGGGGAAGTAAAATCAATAACACACCTATATACTCACCGGAGAGATTAAAAAGAGAAAATAAAAAAGATGTTGCTATTATTATACTATCCGAAGCATTTGAAGCTATCTCGGAACAATTAGAATCTCTCGGGTTTAACAAAAATGAACATTTTTGGCTTAATCCGGATCATGAAAATATAAACCAACCTATTGTTGATATAAAAAATATAAATAAAAGTCTTTTAGTTACATGCTTTAGTACAAATGGTGGGTTGTTTTTAATTGATCTGAAAGAAAATAATATTACAAAATTAGTTAGTGGTAATTTTAGAGGAATTATTAAGACAGATAACTACCTCTTTGTTGCCGATGAATTTGAAGGGATAATTCAATTTGATGAAAGAATTAATGTTATTGACCACTATAAATACGATGAAGTAATTAATACTCACGGTTTAGCTTTCGATTCAGTTAGAGAAATTTTATATGTTGCTGAAAGTGGAAAAGATAGAATTGGGATTTTTGAAACAAACCCGCTTCGTAGGATAGATGAGATTAGTATTGGTGAATTAGGTGATGGCTCGCATCATATCAATGATTTATGGATTGATGAGAAAAAAATGTATATATCCATGTTTTCAAAGATAGGAAGATGGCGAAAAGGGATTTTTGATAGTGTTGTAGTAGAGTTGGATTTAGATTCAAAATACATAACAAATACTTTAATAGAAGGACTAAAACAACCACATAGTGTAAAATTATTCAATGATAAACTGTATTATTTAGATTCTATGAATTTCAATCTAGGGCTTAACGGTAATACTATTGCAGAATTTAATGGTTTCTTAAGAGGATTGACGTATGACGGGAACTATTTTTATATTGGACAGAGTGAATTAAAATACCTGAATCGAAAGCCAAACAATAAAAATAATGTAAATATTGGTTGTGGTATATATATTTACGATTCAAATGCTGAGATTAGTCGATTTGTAAATGTTCCAGCAACATATATTTATGATATTATTTTATGTTGA
- a CDS encoding WbqC family protein — MKKIAIHQSQYLPWAPYFRKVAQSDLFVIMDAVQFQKNGVQNRNKIRNKHEDFWLTIPVSGSINDLILEKSISNPLWKKKHWKSIRTAYQKAPYWYQYANKLEALYSQDYKSLFEVNDNVFKFIIKELEIDTDIVYLSDLNTQMSKSNLVLEICQKLDANVYLSGHGGKSYLNESDFSKRGIYIEYLTSEIPKYPQLYEGFSPGLSIIDMMMNVDLSVIKEYLYK, encoded by the coding sequence ATGAAAAAAATCGCAATACATCAAAGTCAATATTTACCGTGGGCACCATACTTTAGAAAAGTAGCTCAATCTGACTTATTTGTAATTATGGACGCGGTTCAATTTCAGAAGAACGGAGTTCAAAATCGAAATAAAATAAGAAACAAGCATGAAGATTTTTGGTTAACCATTCCAGTATCAGGAAGTATTAATGATTTAATATTAGAAAAGTCAATTTCAAATCCTTTATGGAAGAAAAAACATTGGAAATCTATTAGAACAGCTTATCAAAAGGCACCTTATTGGTATCAGTATGCCAATAAATTAGAAGCTTTATATTCACAAGATTATAAAAGTCTTTTTGAAGTTAATGATAATGTTTTTAAATTTATTATTAAGGAGTTAGAAATTGATACAGATATTGTTTACTTGTCCGATTTAAATACTCAGATGTCAAAATCCAATTTGGTTTTAGAAATATGCCAAAAACTAGATGCCAATGTATACCTCAGTGGTCATGGCGGAAAAAGCTATTTAAACGAAAGTGATTTTTCAAAACGAGGAATATATATTGAATATCTCACATCTGAAATCCCTAAATACCCCCAACTTTATGAAGGTTTTTCACCTGGTCTTTCCATTATAGATATGATGATGAATGTTGATCTTTCAGTAATAAAGGAATACTTATATAAATGA
- the neuC gene encoding UDP-N-acetylglucosamine 2-epimerase yields MIMKTKVLALTGIRSEYDLLFPLLKALDKDNQFDLRIVVSGAHLSPLHNYSISQIEKDGFYIADKIETLLYSDSLMGKVKSSAVLMQSLPQTLEREKPDFLIILGDREEAIIGALTAAYMNIPVIHLAGGDNTLPKDGDVDEQVRHATTKLSHVHLTMTEAHSERIRKLGEENWRIHTVGSGGIDRLRAEPEISVKQMSNFLGNGVENDYVILIYHSLPSNIDVISDELKICFESIIEQDLHVYVGSPNSDPGSQKILEVIDGYKHYSNVHIYNNLPRTEFVNLLRNAKCLIGNSSLAFHEASYLGLPAINIGERQRGRTAGENVKFVNSGKKEFQLALKRAVHDPQYRYSIKKDRFIYGDGYMAEKSIEILKKLPSKRELLAKRITY; encoded by the coding sequence ATGATAATGAAAACTAAGGTTTTAGCTTTAACAGGTATACGCTCTGAGTACGATTTATTATTTCCATTATTAAAAGCTCTTGATAAAGATAATCAATTTGATTTAAGAATTGTAGTTTCTGGTGCTCATCTCTCACCATTGCACAATTATTCTATCTCACAGATTGAAAAAGATGGTTTTTATATTGCTGATAAAATAGAAACTTTGTTGTACTCTGATTCATTAATGGGTAAGGTGAAATCATCTGCCGTATTAATGCAATCCCTGCCACAAACCTTAGAGCGAGAAAAACCGGATTTCTTAATTATACTAGGTGATAGAGAAGAGGCAATTATTGGAGCTTTAACTGCAGCTTATATGAACATCCCTGTGATTCATTTGGCTGGTGGGGATAACACTCTACCTAAAGACGGTGATGTCGATGAACAAGTGCGCCATGCCACTACAAAACTAAGTCATGTACACTTAACTATGACGGAAGCTCATTCTGAACGTATTAGAAAATTGGGGGAAGAGAATTGGAGGATTCATACTGTAGGTAGTGGTGGTATTGATAGATTGAGGGCGGAACCTGAAATCTCGGTAAAACAAATGTCAAATTTTTTGGGGAATGGAGTTGAAAACGATTATGTGATTTTAATTTATCATTCTTTACCTTCAAATATAGATGTGATTTCGGATGAACTAAAAATTTGCTTTGAATCCATTATTGAACAAGATTTACATGTTTATGTAGGTTCTCCAAATAGTGATCCTGGCTCACAAAAAATCCTTGAAGTTATTGATGGATATAAACATTACTCCAATGTACATATCTACAATAATTTGCCGCGTACTGAATTCGTAAATTTACTTAGAAATGCTAAATGCTTAATTGGAAATTCATCTTTGGCATTTCATGAAGCTTCCTATTTAGGTTTGCCAGCAATTAATATTGGTGAAAGACAAAGAGGGAGGACAGCGGGTGAGAATGTCAAGTTTGTAAATTCTGGTAAAAAAGAGTTTCAACTGGCTCTCAAAAGAGCAGTACATGATCCGCAATACAGGTATTCTATTAAGAAAGATCGGTTCATTTATGGTGATGGGTATATGGCAGAGAAATCAATAGAAATTTTGAAAAAATTGCCTTCTAAACGTGAATTATTAGCTAAAAGAATAACTTATTAA